In Sorghum bicolor cultivar BTx623 chromosome 10, Sorghum_bicolor_NCBIv3, whole genome shotgun sequence, one genomic interval encodes:
- the LOC8076201 gene encoding uncharacterized protein LOC8076201, translated as MQPDLVLFTGDYGNENVELVRSISDLQLPKAAILGNHDCWHTHQFSEKKVDRVRLQLASLGEQHVGYKCLDFPSIKLSIVGGRPFSCGGDRLFRPKLLSKCYGVNDMAGSAKKIYDAAAGALEGHSVVLLAHNGPTGLGSRMDDFCGRDWVPGGGDHGDPDLERAISDMQGEARVSIPLVVFGHMHKSLAYGRGLRKMIASGANHTIYLNGAVVPRVKFSKTIPRYEQNQPEGPGSVAPTLRAFTIADLSEGRVEKISEVWVLVSGARTEVEEEIVLYKHP; from the exons ATGCAGCCGGATTTAGTGCTTTTTACAG GTGATTATGGAAATGAGAATGTTGAACTTGTCAGAAGCATTTCAGATCTTCAGTTACCAAAGGCGGCAATTCTTGGCAATCATGATTGCTGGCACACACATCAATTCTCAGAGAA GAAAGTTGATCGTGTTCGGCTTCAGCTCGCAAG CCTTGGTGAGCAGCATGTTGGATACAAATGTCTGGACTTCCCGTCAATTAAGCTGAGCATTGTTGGTGGACGGCCATTTTCCTGTGGGGGTGATAGGCTATTTAGACCAAAGCTTCTGTCAAAATG TTACGGTGTTAATGATATGGCTGGAAGTGCAAAGAAGATATACGATGCTGCTGCAGGTGCACTAGAGGGACATTCTGTTGTATTGCTTGCACATAATGGACCAACAG GTCTAGGTTCAAGAATGGATGATTTCTGTGGGCGGGATTGGGTACCTGGTGGCGGTGACCATGGCGATCCAG ATCTTGAGCGAGCCATCTCCGATATGCAAGGGGAAGCCAGAGTTTCCATCCCACTGGTCGTTTTTGGTCACATGCACAAGAGCCTAGCCTACGGGAGAGGCTTGAGGAAGATGATCGCCTCTGGAGCCAACCACACCATATATCTGAACGGAGCAGTTGTGCCTAGAGTGAAATTTTCCAAAACAATTCCTAGATATGAGCAAAATCAACCCGAAGGACCAGGATCCGTAGCTCCAACATTGCGCGCGTTCACCATTGCGGATCTCTCTGAAGGGCGTGTGGAGAAGATCTCTGAGGTCTGGGTGCTGGTGAGTGGTGCCAGGACTGAGGTCGAGGAGGAAATCGTCTTGTATAAACATCCTTGA